The following are encoded together in the Triticum dicoccoides isolate Atlit2015 ecotype Zavitan chromosome 6B, WEW_v2.0, whole genome shotgun sequence genome:
- the LOC119321496 gene encoding protein FAR1-RELATED SEQUENCE 5-like encodes MDRSSGAPSSSRKARSAPILDGEPIRRSGAARELRDPPVFSAEASRASSSQSLDAGAGGDDDESYVVGRISTANGVSMEGMINAGDIQQDVDDADDDAISSQPLVPYVGMTFDSVDDARKFYNTYAFRHGFGIRSSASKNSQARGSTKLISRTFTCVHARTDGSKSESDSTTESIATESSNTGKRPGLWMNMADTRKRNRLQQKVRFYRSHRKIPREDLQMIRTLHERNLSTSDCMGILGDCHGGDQRRLGYVKRDVSNARYEMRQTMAFQDMAMTIEYFERRQAESPQFFYATQVNKETNEVEALFWVDGRTRALYPKYKDCVFFDTTFCTNKYNMPFAPIVGINNHLQTIVLGCALLPNEQTETFKWVFRQWLLAMNNEYPTNLMTDQCRAMENAISDVFPHTIHRCCRWHVQRKAREKLGRMLTRDSIFEKAFYECINESETVDEFEETWQHMLHCFKYTDNRHLQNMWECRQTWAPAYFKNDFFPFTSTTGRSEGLNSYFKTLVHPQNSVFTFVRQYELLQETMLDREDNAAFTGETTTTPLWGRYRIERQAVNFYTRSVFGKFQEQVAASTAYIINQVPNLEQEGIMFELYSNLYDNPKLYHVHAMIEEGLYSCSYHYFEMNGVLCSHIIRVMIQLNVQEIPSRYMLERWSEAATTNMDTSGRFLEFGLPETNTLKYNSLCRDMNALAAEACSVDPAYNLLTDVMKQLWPIVASMKKEQMARKDVVQQQQPP; translated from the exons ATGGATCGAAGCTCCGGTGCTCCATCGAGCAGCAGGAAGGCCAGATCGGCCCCGATTCTCGACGGCGAGCCGATTCGCCGGAGTGGAGCTGCAAGGGAGCTCCGTGATCCTCCTGTCTTCTCTGCTGAAGCCTCCCGGGCAAGCTCCTCACAAAGTTTG GATGCTGGTGCTGGAGGTGATGATGATGAGAGCTACGTTGTGGGGCGAATTTCTACTGCAAATGGAGTTAGTATGGAAGGGATGATTAATGCTGGTGATATCCAACAGGATGTGGATGATGCAGATGATGATGCAATATCATCGCAACCACTTGTTCCATATGTGGGCATGACCTTTGATTCAGTTGACGATGCAAGGAAATTCTACAACACATATGCTTTCAGGCATGGGTTTGGAATCAGATCATCTGCTTCAAAAAACAGCCAGGCCAGAGGATCCACAAAGCTAATTAGCAGGACTTTCACGTGTGTTCATGCACGAACTGATGGAAGCAAAAGTGAATCTGATAGCACTACAGAGAGTATTGCAACAGAGTCAAGCAACACTGGCAAACGCCCTGGACTTTGGATGAACATGGcagacacaagaaaaaggaataggtTGCAAC AGAAGGTTAGGTTTTATCGGTCTCATCGAAAAATCCCACGAGAAGACCTCCAAATGATAAGGACGTTGCATGAACGCAACTTGTCAACCTCGGATTGCATGGGAATCCTTGGAGATTGTCACGGAGGTGATCAGAGGCGCCTTGGTTATGTCAAAAGGGATGTTTCAAATGCACGGTACGAAATGCGGCAAACCATGGCATTTCAGGACATGGCCATGACAATTGAATACTTTGAGAGGCGGCAAGCTGAAAGCCCACAGTTCTTCTATGCAACACAAGTGAATAAGGAGACAAATGAGGTAGAAGCATTGTTTTGGGTGGATGGAAGGACAAGAGCACTATACCCCAAGTACAAGGACTGTGTCTTTTTCGATACAACCTTTTGCACAAACAAATATAATATGCCTTTTGCTCCGATCGtaggcatcaacaaccatcttcagACTATTGTCCTAGGCTGTGCATTGCTTCCAAATGAGCAAACTGAAACCTTCAAGTGGGTCTTTCGGCAATGGTTGCTTGCGATGAACAATGAGTACCCAACAAACCTTATGACCGACCAGTGCAGAGCAATGGAAAATGCAATTTCTGATGTGTTCCCTCACACAATccatagatgttgcaggtggcatGTACAGCGGAAGGCGCGTGAGAAACTTGGGAGGATGCTTACAAGGGATTCAATTTTTGAGAAAGCTTTCTATGAATGCATCAATGAATCTGAGACAGTGGATGAATTTGAAGAAACATGGCAACACATGTTGCATTGCTTCAAATACACAGACAATAGGCACTTACAAAACATGTGGGAATGCCGTCAGACATGGGCTCCTGCATACTTCAAAAATGATTTCTTCCCTTTCACAAGCACAACCGGGAGATCGGAAGGGCTGAATTCTTATTTCAAAACGTTGGTGCATCCACAAAACTCGGTTTTCACATTTGTAAGGCAGTATGAACTCCTACAAGAAACAATGCTAGACCGTGAAGATAATGCTGCTTTCACTGGAGAAACGACAACAACACCCCTATGGGGTCGATACAGAATAGAGCGCCAAGCTGTTAACTTCTACACACGCAGCGTCTTTGGCAAGTTCCAAGAGCAAGTGGCAGCATCAACAGCTTATATAATCAACCAAGTGCCTAATCTTGAGCAGGAAGGTATCATGTTTGAGCTTTACTCAAACTTGTATGATAATCCAAAGTTGTACCATGTGCATGCTATGATAGAAGAGGGGCTGTACTCATGTAGCTACCATTACTTTGAGATGAATGGTGTGCTTTGCTCACACATCATAAGGGTGATGATACAACTAAATGTGCAAGAAATTCCAAGTAGATACATGCTGGAAAGGTGGTCCGAAGCAGCTACGACAAACATGGACACATCTGGGAGGTTCCTTGAGTTTGGACTACCAGAAACAAACACTCTCAAGTACAACTCACTGTGTAGAGACATGAATGCATTGGCAGCAGAAGCATGCTCTGTTGATCCAGCTTACAACTTACTGACAGATGTGATGAAGCAGCTCTGGCCCATAGTTGCTTCAATGAAAAAAGAGCAAATGGCAAGGAAAGATGTGGTGCAGCAGCAACAACCCCCTTGA